From Zea mays cultivar B73 chromosome 3, Zm-B73-REFERENCE-NAM-5.0, whole genome shotgun sequence:
CGAGTCCGGATTGCCATGGCCACCACGGCGTTCGCCGCCGCCAGGTTCTTCCCCGCCCACCTCGACTCCTCCCCACGCATCGCGCCCCACCGCGTCGGGCCCACCGCGAATCTCTCCTTCTCACCGCTTTCCGCCAACTCCTCGTCCCTGCGCCGCCTCCATTCCCCCTGCCCATCCGGCCCCGGGGGTAGGCTGCCCCCGCCGCCGCGATCGTACGGCGGCGCCGGCGGATCTGGCGACGCCGCGAACTCCGGTGGCGGCGAAGGCCGCCGCGGAGGCATCCTCGGGCTCCTCCTCGCCGGGTGGGCCGCCCGCGTCGCTGCGGACCCGCAGTTCCCTTTCAAGGTGCTCATGGAGGAGCTCGTCGGCGTCACCGCTTGCGTGCTTGGCGACATGGCCTCCCGCCCTAACTTCGGCCTCAACGAGTTGGACTTCGTCTTCTCCACGCTCGTCGTCGGATCCATCCTCAACTTCGTCCTCATGTACCTCCTCGCCCCCACCGCCGgcgtcgccgccgccgcgtcGTCCGCCGCGTCCGCGCTCCCCAGCCACATGTTCGAGCCCGGCGCGTACTCCCTCGGCTCCCGCGTCGCCACGATCATGTCCAAGGGCGCCACCTTCGCGGTGGTCGGGTTCGCGGCCGGGCTCACCGGAACCGCGATCTCCAACGGGCTGATCGCGATGCGGAAGCGCATGGACCCGGCGTTCGAGACGCCCAACAAGCCGCCGCCCACGCTGCTCAACGCGGCCACCTGGGCGCTCCACATGGGTGTCAGCAGCAACCTGCGGTACCAGACGCTGAATGGGATCGAGTACCTGCTCGGCAAGGTCGCACCGGCGCCGGTGTTCAAGGTGTCCGTT
This genomic window contains:
- the LOC100383393 gene encoding Protein RETICULATA-RELATED 3, chloroplastic-like; protein product: MATTAFAAARFFPAHLDSSPRIAPHRVGPTANLSFSPLSANSSSLRRLHSPCPSGPGGRLPPPPRSYGGAGGSGDAANSGGGEGRRGGILGLLLAGWAARVAADPQFPFKVLMEELVGVTACVLGDMASRPNFGLNELDFVFSTLVVGSILNFVLMYLLAPTAGVAAAASSAASALPSHMFEPGAYSLGSRVATIMSKGATFAVVGFAAGLTGTAISNGLIAMRKRMDPAFETPNKPPPTLLNAATWALHMGVSSNLRYQTLNGIEYLLGKVAPAPVFKVSVVALRCMNNVLGGMSFVLLARLTGAQKSDKPATVAEEKERLIAVGNAAADAINEARHGEGK